In the Kribbella sp. NBC_00482 genome, one interval contains:
- a CDS encoding lactate racemase domain-containing protein, with the protein MSRPGFVLEVDDRTPPLLVHNGEGFLLERFPQGTRVVYPPEALPPVRDVDEAIQNALLNPLESEPLPELLRAGMRLTIAFDDISIPLPPMKKPDIRQRIIEAVLTMAADAGVDDVELISANALHRRLTPNELRDIVGERVFRSFYPDGKLYNFDAEDEANLTHLGQTRHGEDVEISKRAAESDLLVYVNVNLVAMDGGHKSTSIGLASYKSLKHHHNSHTMIHSRSFMDHKASKMHHSAWRMGEILTQHVKVFQIETTLNNDIFGGPLEFLQKREWEWSIKDQAAYLGAKRGLDVAPTRIRRKIFQDVRANYGLTGVTAGKIEPVHEKTIEAVHRQHKVEVQGQADVAIMGVPFIGPYNVNSVMNPILAACMGLGYYFNSYLGQPIVRKDGAVILYHPVDYEFSQLHHPSYVDFFEEVLSESTDPATIEAKFEKQYAEDPWYIHLYRTSNAYHGVHPFYMWYWISHALDHCGDIVWVGANRKTVERMGFRSASTLQDALEMVSHSVGRSPSITYLHNPPHLLADVR; encoded by the coding sequence ATGTCTCGGCCAGGTTTCGTGCTTGAGGTGGACGACCGGACACCGCCGCTGCTCGTGCACAACGGTGAGGGCTTCCTGCTGGAGCGGTTCCCGCAGGGCACCCGGGTGGTGTACCCGCCGGAGGCGCTGCCGCCGGTCCGGGACGTCGACGAGGCGATCCAGAACGCGCTGCTGAACCCGCTCGAGTCCGAGCCGCTGCCGGAGCTGCTGCGCGCCGGGATGCGGCTGACGATCGCGTTCGACGACATCTCCATCCCGCTGCCGCCGATGAAGAAGCCGGACATCCGGCAGCGGATCATCGAGGCCGTCCTGACGATGGCGGCCGACGCGGGTGTCGACGACGTCGAGCTGATCTCGGCGAACGCGCTGCACCGCCGGCTCACCCCGAACGAGCTGCGCGACATCGTCGGCGAGCGGGTCTTCCGGTCGTTCTATCCGGACGGCAAGCTGTACAACTTCGACGCCGAGGACGAGGCGAACCTGACCCACCTGGGTCAGACCAGGCACGGCGAGGACGTCGAGATCTCCAAGCGGGCGGCCGAGTCCGACCTGCTGGTCTACGTGAACGTGAACCTGGTGGCGATGGACGGCGGCCACAAGTCCACGTCGATCGGGCTGGCGTCGTACAAGTCGCTGAAGCACCACCACAACAGCCACACGATGATCCACTCGCGCTCCTTCATGGACCACAAGGCCTCGAAGATGCACCACTCCGCCTGGCGGATGGGCGAGATCCTGACCCAGCACGTCAAGGTCTTCCAGATCGAGACGACGCTGAACAACGACATCTTCGGCGGTCCGCTGGAGTTCCTGCAGAAGCGCGAGTGGGAGTGGTCGATCAAGGACCAGGCGGCCTACCTCGGCGCCAAGCGCGGGCTGGACGTCGCCCCGACGAGGATCCGGCGCAAGATCTTCCAGGACGTCCGGGCCAACTACGGCCTGACCGGCGTCACCGCCGGCAAGATCGAGCCGGTGCACGAGAAGACCATCGAGGCCGTGCACCGCCAGCACAAGGTCGAGGTGCAGGGACAGGCCGACGTGGCGATCATGGGCGTGCCGTTCATCGGCCCGTACAACGTCAACTCGGTGATGAACCCGATCCTGGCCGCCTGCATGGGCCTGGGCTACTACTTCAACTCGTACCTCGGTCAGCCGATCGTCCGCAAGGACGGCGCGGTCATCCTGTACCACCCGGTGGACTACGAGTTCAGCCAGTTGCACCACCCGTCGTACGTCGACTTCTTCGAGGAAGTGCTGTCGGAGTCGACCGACCCGGCGACGATCGAGGCGAAGTTCGAGAAGCAGTACGCCGAGGACCCGTGGTACATCCACCTGTACCGGACCTCGAACGCGTACCACGGCGTACACCCGTTCTACATGTGGTACTGGATCTCGCACGCGCTGGACCACTGCGGCGACATCGTCTGGGTCGGCGCGAACCGCAAGACCGTCGAGCGGATGGGCTTCCGGTCCGCGTCGACGCTGCAGGACGCGCTCGAGATGGTCAGCCACTCGGTCGGCCGGTCGCCGTCGATCACGTACCTGCACAACCCGCCGCACCTGCTCGCGGACGTGCGCTGA
- a CDS encoding lysophospholipid acyltransferase family protein: protein MGTSLVKFGKDTARDVKQVARGWRWGRRPQVPRSAEPYVIPKETTVFPTKWARTPAAIAVRDMIQKGPLNAVLNFEVSPQVSGLDSLLKLDGPAIIVANHSSHLDTPLLLLSLPDAMRRKTAFAAAADYFFDTWWRAAGSAIVFNTFPIERRGGKMSATPGDLLADGWNVVVFPEGTRSPDGWVQRFRMGAAYLAVEHDVPVIPVGIKGSFAAMPRGRGWPIPGRPAVHVRYGDPLKAADGESARDFAPRIAAAVSALLDEESTTWYESRRRAAVGASPSQTGPDAARWRRVWESTRPMKSTDNRRRAWK from the coding sequence ATGGGCACCAGTCTGGTGAAGTTCGGCAAGGACACCGCGCGCGACGTGAAGCAGGTCGCGCGCGGGTGGCGGTGGGGACGGCGGCCGCAGGTGCCGCGGTCGGCCGAGCCGTACGTGATCCCGAAGGAGACCACGGTCTTCCCAACGAAGTGGGCCCGGACGCCGGCCGCGATCGCAGTCCGCGACATGATCCAGAAAGGCCCGCTGAACGCGGTCCTGAACTTCGAGGTCAGCCCGCAGGTGAGCGGACTCGACTCGCTGCTCAAGCTCGACGGCCCGGCGATCATCGTCGCGAACCACTCGTCGCACCTCGACACCCCGTTGCTGCTGCTGTCGCTGCCGGACGCGATGCGCCGCAAGACGGCGTTCGCGGCCGCCGCCGACTACTTCTTCGACACCTGGTGGCGGGCGGCCGGGTCGGCGATCGTGTTCAACACGTTCCCGATCGAGCGCCGCGGCGGCAAGATGAGCGCGACCCCGGGCGACCTGCTCGCCGACGGCTGGAACGTCGTCGTGTTCCCGGAGGGGACGCGCTCGCCGGACGGCTGGGTGCAGCGGTTCCGGATGGGCGCGGCGTACCTGGCCGTCGAGCACGACGTGCCGGTCATCCCGGTCGGGATCAAGGGCTCGTTCGCCGCGATGCCGCGCGGCCGCGGCTGGCCGATCCCCGGCCGCCCGGCGGTACACGTCCGGTACGGCGACCCGCTGAAGGCCGCCGACGGCGAGAGCGCCCGCGACTTCGCACCCCGGATCGCGGCCGCTGTCTCGGCCCTCCTCGACGAGGAATCCACCACCTGGTACGAGTCCCGCCGCCGCGCCGCCGTCGGCGCCTCCCCCTCCCAAACCGGCCCCGACGCAGCCCGCTGGCGCCGAGTCTGGGAATCCACCCGCCCCATGAAGTCCACCGACAACCGCCGCCGCGCCTGGAAGTAG
- the hisF gene encoding imidazole glycerol phosphate synthase subunit HisF, giving the protein MSLAVRVIPCLDVDAGRVVKGVNFADLRDAGDPVEMAQVYDAEGADELTFLDITASSGSRETTYDVVRRTAEQVFIPLTVGGGVREVGDVDRLLRAGADKVGINTGAIARPDVIQEIAHRFGNQVLVLSLDVRRAAEQPSGFEVTTHGGRKSAGLDAIEWAQRGCELGAGEILLNSMDADGTKQGFDLELIKAVRAVVDVPLIASGGAGAPEHFPPAVEAGADAVLAASVFHFGDFRIADVKKALRDAGIVVR; this is encoded by the coding sequence GTGAGTCTTGCTGTGCGGGTGATTCCTTGTCTGGACGTTGATGCCGGGCGGGTGGTGAAGGGCGTCAACTTCGCGGATCTGCGCGACGCCGGGGATCCGGTCGAGATGGCGCAGGTGTACGACGCGGAGGGTGCGGACGAGCTGACCTTCCTCGACATCACCGCGTCGTCGGGGTCGCGCGAGACGACGTACGACGTTGTCCGGCGTACTGCCGAGCAGGTGTTCATCCCGCTGACCGTCGGCGGCGGGGTCCGCGAGGTGGGCGACGTGGACCGGCTGTTGCGGGCCGGTGCGGACAAGGTCGGGATCAACACCGGCGCGATCGCGCGGCCGGACGTGATCCAGGAGATCGCGCACCGCTTCGGCAACCAGGTGCTCGTGCTGTCCCTCGACGTACGACGCGCCGCGGAGCAGCCGAGCGGGTTCGAGGTCACCACGCACGGCGGCCGGAAATCAGCCGGGCTGGACGCGATCGAGTGGGCACAGCGCGGGTGCGAGCTGGGCGCGGGGGAGATCCTGCTGAACTCGATGGACGCCGATGGGACGAAGCAAGGGTTCGACCTGGAGCTGATCAAGGCGGTCCGCGCGGTGGTCGACGTACCGCTGATCGCCAGCGGGGGAGCGGGGGCGCCGGAGCACTTCCCGCCCGCGGTCGAGGCCGGCGCGGACGCCGTACTCGCCGCCAGCGTTTTCCACTTCGGCGACTTCCGGATCGCCGACGTGAAGAAGGCGCTCCGCGACGCCGGGATCGTGGTCCGGTGA
- a CDS encoding MarR family winged helix-turn-helix transcriptional regulator → MSTPADVEHPNEQAERSEQMVAAIEQELSALFRRSRSASLRLARRVHPEMDAAGYALISQIEIGTGGSAGVRASDVAHVLGLDKSTVSRGITQLENLGLIERVGDPDDGRARLLRLTTTGAERYEAMRTQRRTEFRAILDRWNPADLSDLGRLLGRLNTDLG, encoded by the coding sequence GTGAGCACACCCGCCGACGTCGAACACCCGAACGAGCAGGCTGAGCGGTCGGAGCAGATGGTTGCGGCCATCGAGCAGGAACTGTCGGCGCTGTTCCGCCGGTCGCGGTCGGCCTCGCTGCGGCTCGCCCGTCGCGTGCACCCGGAGATGGACGCGGCCGGCTACGCGCTGATCTCCCAGATCGAGATCGGCACCGGCGGCAGTGCCGGCGTACGGGCCTCCGACGTCGCCCACGTACTCGGCCTCGACAAGTCCACCGTCAGCCGCGGCATCACCCAATTGGAGAACCTCGGCCTGATCGAACGCGTCGGCGACCCCGACGACGGCCGCGCCCGCCTCCTGCGCCTGACCACGACCGGCGCCGAACGCTACGAGGCCATGCGCACCCAACGCCGTACCGAGTTCCGCGCCATCCTCGACCGCTGGAACCCAGCCGACCTGTCCGACCTCGGCCGCCTGCTCGGCCGTCTCAACACCGACCTCGGCTGA
- a CDS encoding MarR family winged helix-turn-helix transcriptional regulator codes for MQLAQQPLVPGVERDAAAQELLEGVSSLVRAVRCIEHRHLAGDGGLRRSDASVLKVLMKDGEQRGGEIAGKLGVDASVVSRQLTALEADGLVSRRPDPADARVGLVSLSSQGKAQLEALYSSYTRQLRTALADLDDDALAAAAATMQRVAVAIVEANKVVRRTPKTGD; via the coding sequence ATGCAACTAGCTCAGCAACCCCTCGTCCCGGGGGTAGAGCGGGATGCGGCCGCCCAGGAGCTGCTCGAAGGAGTCAGCTCGCTGGTGCGCGCCGTGCGGTGTATCGAGCACCGGCACCTGGCCGGCGACGGCGGACTGCGCCGTTCCGACGCGAGTGTGCTCAAGGTGCTGATGAAGGACGGCGAGCAGCGCGGCGGCGAGATCGCCGGCAAGCTCGGCGTCGACGCGTCGGTGGTGAGCCGGCAGCTGACCGCGCTGGAGGCCGACGGACTGGTGAGCCGTCGGCCGGATCCTGCCGATGCCCGGGTGGGGCTGGTCAGCCTCTCGTCCCAGGGCAAGGCCCAGCTCGAGGCGCTCTACTCGTCCTACACCCGGCAACTGAGAACCGCCTTGGCGGACCTCGACGACGACGCGCTCGCCGCGGCCGCTGCCACCATGCAGCGGGTCGCGGTGGCGATCGTCGAGGCCAACAAGGTCGTGAGGCGTACCCCCAAGACTGGAGACTGA